The Mauremys reevesii isolate NIE-2019 linkage group 1, ASM1616193v1, whole genome shotgun sequence genome segment TCCTtttcccaaaataagcaaacagaaaataagacACAGATAACCTCTTTGACTggtctccagccaccacacttaaaatCTCACTTAAAAGCTCTACACCAGTGTAAGAAGTGGAAATATCATTCAGAACAACAAAATAGTGCATTTCATCCTACTCGCTGTGCCAGAATTTCCCACCGTGAAACCTGAACTGGAGTACCACTGAGCCCTTTCGCAGACTAATCTAAatcccctctcacactgtgattaTGTGAAAAGTTGCAGACCCCTCCAGGTCCTGCATTCACACAAACattcacaggcagggacacacccggctgagttacatgaatgctttcacCAGCCACTCATGagccaacaatagagaggctccagccagttcccccccagctctccagtctaggaccccagagctgtaccatcctgccctggtcagaagACTGACCAGAGTAAGGGTATTACCCAGTCCGTCCCTCTCTCATTGTGGAGAGCACAATGCacaaggatagattttaagtgattataagtaataaatgtacagatcaaagtagattacctaagaaataaagcaAAATCGCAATCTGAGTTCTATGAAGTGGACAGGGTGTGAATCAAGCAATATCTCATAGATGGTACAAACAGTTCACCAATCTTCCATTCATGAGGTGGGGTTTctcctttccagcctgggaccagctCCCCAGTCAAAATCCCCAATCAAGGGGCGGCTTTTCCCTCTAGCCGTGTTTtgaggtgttgagttgtggggggagtgagcccaagtgatgatgtcacttcccccttttataaCTTCTGCCAGGTGCAGGGAATTTCATTGTCACAAacaaagcccccagcacagttagtgggaaagtacaggcacaagatggagtccggTGTCACACGAGCTGGTCACATGGCCTGGAGTGCTTTATTGAGTCATAGCAGGGGCCATTACCCGTATTCTGGCTACAATGCCTAGAGGAAAGTCCATCAGGTGGGGATACGTTTCTCCCATGGCCCATTGTGCTCACTGatgggccatcaacttgaatagtccattcacaGTGTGCTGGCTCGCctggatgtaaactaccttgtggAAGTTACTACAGGAACAAACGATGTGATgtcgagacttgcgcgtgaattggattaaagtgagggagagttgcGCAACGtcaacctcactctctcttcccagttcctatctgtatccagtggcaggacaagagtcgagacggctggagatagggcagggcGCAGTGGATGACCAGGACGCCTATGTGTCTTGTCGTGCTCTTGAGCGTTCCACAACGCTTGCTGTCACCGCCTTCCTGACCATTGAACCAGGTTTCCTCAGTCAGCCGGATCCAGCCTTCGCATGCAATGGGTAGACAGGCCCTAACTCACCGAGGGTctgccccaggttgcagtcaatgactccatggatgcttcaccagaagaggacgaagtgaagaaagccatcaaccagctgtcaagtggcaaatccccagggtcagatgccataccagtagaggtgtacaaagtcggtggaccagtgctgctacggaaactcactgagctgtttcagtccttctggaagcagggatccattccacaggaatttagagacgtgtccatcgtgcacctctataagaggaagggcaatcaCCAGGTATGCGACAATTACCGTGGAATCTTGCTGCTCTCTACAGCGGGGAAAGTTCTTGCACGGGTTTTGTTGAACCGActgatcactcacctggagcagggcttactgccagaatcacagtgcggcttccgcaaggggcgtgggactattgacatgatcttcgctgcgcgtcagctacaggagaaatgtcaagagcagatccgtgaactctacacaacttttgtggacctcacgaaagcaTTCGACTCTGTCAGTctccagggcctgtggaggatcatgtccAAATTCGGCTGTCCAGACCGATTCATACgaatggtacgtcaatttcatcacggtatgatggctcgtgtcctggataacggtgaaacatctgaggccttcccagtcaccaacggcgtcaagcaagggggtgttttagcacccactttgtttagcatgatattctctgccactctgactgatgcctttcaacactgcactgaaggagtaggcctgaagtacagaaccgatgggaaactattcaatccgaggcgactgcgtgccatcaccaaggtgaaggaaactgtacttcgagactttctctttgccgatgattgtgctctgaatgctagtacagagccagaaatgcaagccagtatggacaagttttcatctgcatgcaacagcttcggcctcaccattaacatcaagaagactgaggtcatgcaccagccagctccccacactctgtactcagaaccgtccatcactgtaaatggacagagacttcaggcagtggaccacttcacgtacctgggcagtaccctttctcGAGCAGTGTCAGTCGATGAAGAAGTAaagtgcagaattgctaaagccagctctgcatttggccgattgcgctccaacgtctgggaacgtcgagggatcagcctaccaacgaggctgaaggtctaccgagcagtggtgcttccaactctgctgtacgcctgcgagacgtggactgtctatcggagTCATGCACAAAGGCTCAATCATTTCCACActtcctgtctgcgaaagcttctaaaaatcagaaggcaggacaaagtgccagatactgaagtccttatcagagccagtctgccgtcagttcacacactgctgatgagagcccagaccagatgggctggacatgtcatgagaatgtcagacgagcgcattcctcttctacggagaactcgcccagggaaagcgctcccatggaggacaaaagaagcagttcaaggacacgctgaagacctctctgaagtcctTTGAGATTAACACcaccacatgggaaaccctcgcactgaaccatccagcatggcgcagcctcattcacacaggcagtaatacctctgaggcgaggcgtacttgctgaggctgaaagaaagcgtgagctgcgcaagtccagagctgcccgcacatcatcgacagtgccatcacatgtctgcccaacgtgtgacaggacgttccatgcccgaatcggactgatcagtcatcttcggacGCAGAGACCGGTCATCGAaagaatgagttgttgaggtcttcatcgacaacgatggacgaacatcatcacaggaacaaacacatttgaaatacaggtacagagtcaatattcaaaACTACAGATAGAAAAATGAgacatgtatacaaataggataatcatattcagcaaactgCTGCTTTTCCATTTTCACCTCACATGGCAACTATGTaaaagtggtgaatatggggtgcCAGGTGTTGTTTTGGGGTACAGCTTGTCACAGCAAAATATCTATCAAACCAGAGCTCTCTGAGAtctaattttgtatttttatcgAGGACATACATTGTGTCCTGAAAAAGACTAATGCAGACCGAGCGCCTCCCGGATTGATCTTTGGGAAGGTCTTTCACTCTAGCAATGTGTCCTCAGCAAGAAAGCTGCCAAAAACTGACATAGCGCTGATGGGGGTGGTTGTGGGTTCAATATATCCCCACTCCTGATCTTGTGCTGCTGATCTCAATACGGAGAAGCTGCTGGGGACCATGAGCATTGAAAACATCAGCCCAGAGTTCCTCAGCCTCCCACAGTTTTCTTTCCCCATTGTTCTATAGAGCTGCAGCTTGGTAGCCTCATTCAGCCATGACATCCCCCCAAAGGCAGCACTGTATGAACAGAGCACCCACATCTTTCAAGCAGCCTCCAGCCCTGTCTATGTAGCTACCATCTGCCCAGCAATCCCTCTAGACAGGTTAATACTGAGCTGGTTGCAGTTTGCACTTGCAGGCTGCTTGATGGTAATGGCCAGGGACTTAGTTTTACCTGGTTAATAACCAGACTAATGCGCCCGGCTTCTTGCCCAGCCAGATCAGCGCTCAGCGGCAGCGGTTCACAGTGCTACACCTGCACTTGCCACTGAAGTGGACGGAATAACAGACCCTTGAGTGTTTGTAACTGGCACCTAGGGTAGGATGCACATTAGAAgcggcagagagagggaggcatgtgtgtgtgggggaagttagaaaggaaaggagagaaaaggaacCAAAATGgatggagagagtgagagagagagagatgggacgATATCCAGTAGAACAGGgactccctgcctcttccattctGGGAAGCACTTTCCAAGGGAGAGACAAATCCTCTCCCTGACCCCAAATCCTCTCCCTGACCCCAAACCAGCACTGCCTGGTTCAAGAAACGTTTCCTTCAGGGATTCTGGCTGGATCAGTCTGGGAATTGGAGCACTGTGGGAAACACTGAGGGCAGAGGAGAGTGGGCCACATTAGGGTGAAGAGAACATCTTGTGGACACCTCCCTGCAGGTTTGGGatcacccagctccactcccagtCCTCTAGCATCAGTGCACCTACTCCAGGTTTGCTGTCACAGCCCCACTCAAGTTCCTGCACCCGGACACCTGCCAGGCAGCTGTGTTTTGGTCCCACACACTGAACCCAGGTGTTTGTGAGTTGGAGCAGGGTTCAGGCCCTACTCTAAGTCTGGTTTTATAGGCCCACTCTTGGGGTGCAGCTTCTATTCTAGCACCTCCCTCTGGGAGAAGGGCCCTGCATGCCAAGTGCCAAAGACATACGGGTACAGATGGTTCATACAATCAAACATGAGTTAATAGGTGTGACAGATGGTCAGAAAGGGTTATGCAACTAGAAGGCTTATTGACCCAAATTCAacctttaaagacatattagaGAAGTTtataaatggtaattagggctaTTCCTCATAAATAGCAATATAAACGGGAATtggaatagagctttgaaatgcaaacctgtattgttagagaattagaggtaATACTAATTTTATGTGTTTACTTCTATCTTGTTAGATATTAACCATGTAAACAGATGATTCCTGTCAGTTGGTATGTCGGTTGACTCAAAgatcaaaagaaaatattaatatttaaattaaacttgGGTGCAATAACTTCATTGTCTGTACTCTCTCTGACCTAACTAGTAAATAACCTATGAACCGCTTTATGGATAATTATCTTATGATGATGAATGGAAGAGTTACTTGTGTATACATAGGAACTAGGTAATTCTACTTCAAAGCAACTATTCTTCATTATCATAGCCTGCCAGTGGTCTATATAAAAGTACTTGGgtcctgatcctatcatctcaaatctgcttaggcttcatcaggggaagctcaagtcacaagactgaggtctccagttccattctggatcaccctgatgtagtaagaggaggccctaagacataaaccttggtatcagcggcccggtatgaggcctgaggcctgaactaaagtaatggtcaagactttgctaacataaagcaaagttaagctgtgagccagagtcaggccctgctcacagaagctggcaaggaaagggctgatgctgcaagaagatatgtacctaaaaggtactgaacattcacatacttgcacattccacacagataacaaagaacaggctggcccatcccaatgacaggagCAAAAGGGTactatgatggatagagttgttttgatcgaaccaacatgtacaaggtgagaggcggcaccttactatgtAGAGGGTTTTTTCCTTGCTGCGTAgcggggttgcacctcaatacgtcaggtgtgatgtgtaacttgtttgtatctgtgtataagaacgcatccctggggcggtgtctttgaccggcctagggggcagtggaaagtcccaccactgactgagccggatccattgccaagaggcacatAGTAgtagtatgcccggtagactaagtactctacagggaactgcaatctGTGTCCGAGATCGCAATAAACCTGATCGACGTgacttcgtaccttactagactctgtggttattgggggttctcgtcgggtctgctgtgtcagctatctgcagagctgggtcagcacacagagggaaaacacgcacacagccgagtgatatcaacaaggagaaagcagagcaccacaccggtagcactctgacaacaaaCTTCTGACAACAcctgatattggacattggactgcAACCTAAGgattaattctgaaagaactctttgcagctctaaagctcaccatctctaccaTGAAACTGACTTAAGAACTCTATACATATCTAGTGTACGGTATAAAGATGTCGGTTTACTTCAGGGTGGAGGGAGGCATTGGGTCATTAATCGGGGCCACCTTCTGCCTGCAGACAGGCTccctgtcaggctgcagcagctcctgtcccagccttggagcagagggagcccagcttgGGAGGCTGAGTAGGAGGTGGAGATTTTGACGGGATGTaaccccagggtgcagcctggaaGCTATTGGAACCGCTGTGCCCCCAAACCATTCAGCTGGGTTGGCATCTCCCCCTGCTCTCCTGGTGACACACAGCCAGcccctccaggccctgttatcacctaacacaacagcaggtggtgccacacACCCAGCTAagttacctgagtgctttacctaagccactcatggACCAACAATGGAGGCACCAGCCAGTTTTCCAGCTCCTCAGACTTGCATCCCCACTGGATCATAAACCCAGAATTAgaccgtcttgcactgcacagcgATCTGTACAGCGTAAACTCATTAATTAGCCTGCTCCCCCCTTGATGAGGGGAAGATCTGCACCAGCCTTTGCTAACAGAGCTAAGATTCCCAAACACCTCACTCAAAAACGcgctggttaagataaaacataaatcaggtttattaactacagatggACAGacgttaagtgattataagagataacaaacagatcaaagcaggttacctTGGAAATCAAACAAACTTGCAACCTAAGACTTGTACAGcctagataggatttgaatcatCAATATCTCGCCTTAACTGATGATACAAACAAGTTTACAGATTCTTGAGGCGCAGGCTGCATCTGCTATGCAGTTGTGGGGGAATGAAgacaagtgatgatgtcactccccatcctttatagtttcttccagcttgctggaaagtctGTGCATGTGACCTGGAGGGGTCTTCCCGCATTGGCCAAACATTCTCCATTGTCTCCATACTCCCAATGAGGAGGCTTCCTTATACAGAATCCTGAGCCAGTGGCTTCGTCCCTGGATGAGTGTTCATGACAGCAATTAACACTGTCTGGCTACTCCTCTGacatacctgaaaggctggttttgGGTGTTTCCAGCCTCACATCACACTTTAATAACTCACACATAGCAGGATTTCATAGCTTCACATACAATGAGAGCGCATACAACCCCAGGGGATATCGATGTTTAGCAGattaagacttttagaatgatacctcacagggcATACTCTGTACAAAACATACCATAATTACATCACCATGGTAAATAGGAGGTGctttggggtgcagagtgtcacAGGGATGATCCAGAGATTgacagggggtgggaaggagaggagcaagtgaggggaggggctttgaggggaagaggcagagctgtGGCAGaacctgggggaagaggcagagcacaggggcagggcctgaggcttccagttaccagcaattagaaaggggGCAACCCTATGAGTTGTACATAGGCAGATTCCCCAATTTGTGACGCTGAAAACCACAGTAACTTCAGGAAAGGGTTTAAAGTCTCTTTTACTGGCCAGTCAGTGATTCAGGGAAAAGGGCCCAGTGCCgtgtcaccagccagctctgcatagAGCTCAGTCTGAGATCCAGAGAACCAAGAGAAAGctttaggtccctttatgaggaaagagctggagcagcctaTCCTGAATCTGTTGGTTCCTcgccccatagatgatggggtttagcatggggggcagcaggaggtacatgttggccatgagaatgtggaaatgcaggggcacattgtgCCCAAAACGGtgtgtgaggaaggagaagagagctgggatgtaagaggctaagatgacacagaggtgggagccgcaggtcccaaaagtcttgagccgggcgtcctttgttgggaggctgaagatggccctgaggatctgggtataggacatggtgataaaaaacacatccagactGATCACCAAGAATGCCACAGAGAGGCTGTAGTAACTACTGAGGCTGAtgtcggcgcaggccagcttcaccacagctatGTGCTCACAGTACGTGTGGggaatgatgttggttctgcaatatggccacctcctcgccaggaagggatggggcagtATGAGCATGATGCCGCGCAGCACCATAGCCAGGCCAATTTTGGCCACCAtggggtttgtcaggatggtggaatgtctcagaggatcacagatggccacgtagcgatcaaaagccatggccacgaggatcCCAGACTGCATTGCAGTGAAGCtgagaatgaagtacatctgggtgaggcatgCAGTGAAATTGATCtctctggaattgaaccagaagatgctcagcattttgggtaggatggatgtagacaggaccaggtcagtgatggccagcatgcagaggaaatagtacatgggcacatggaggctcggctctgtCTTTACGacgaacaggatggtgaagttccccaagatggctatggcgtacatggtgcagaaggggatggagatccagacatgggctgcctccaggccaggaatacccagcaggatgaaggtggaggggttggtgaaatcGCTTTGGGGTGCCGAGTGTCACGGGGATGATCCAGAGATTGACAGGGAGTGGGAAGGAGAGGAGCGAGTGAGGGGAGGGGCtttgaggggaagaggcagagcaggggtggaacctgggggaagaggcagggcacaggggcagggcctgaggcttccagttaccagcaattagaaaggggGCAACGCTATGAGTTGTACATAGACAGATTCCCCAGTTTGTCacactgacacagcacagtaaggtcaggaaaggatttaatgtTTCCTTGACTGGCTA includes the following:
- the LOC120394900 gene encoding olfactory receptor 52R1-like gives rise to the protein MYAIAILGNFTILFVVKTEPSLHVPMYYFLCMLAITDLVLSTSILPKMLSIFWFNSREINFTACLTQMYFILSFTAMQSGILVAMAFDRYVAICDPLRHSTILTNPMVAKIGLAMVLRGIMLILPHPFLARRWPYCRTNIIPHTYCEHIAVVKLACADISLSSYYSLSVAFLVISLDVFFITMSYTQILRAIFSLPTKDARLKTFGTCGSHLCVILASYIPALFSFLTHRFGHNVPLHFHILMANMYLLLPPMLNPIIYGARNQQIQDRLLQLFPHKGT